In one window of Rhinoderma darwinii isolate aRhiDar2 chromosome 7, aRhiDar2.hap1, whole genome shotgun sequence DNA:
- the SNTN gene encoding sentan — translation MPKSNAIPISKQLSSIKALGKGSELEKAIATAVLVYNSYADNDGKISKAEAKDLLHIQFQNFIQGQETKPKYKELMKDLEEDGKGQMGFEDFMILLLSVTLMSDLFNEIRQTKNTK, via the exons ATGCCAAAAAG CAATGCTATTCCAATCTCCAAGCAACTATCTTCTATTAAAG CTCTGGGAAAAGGCTCTGAACTAGAGAAAGCCATCGCCACTGCCGTCCTTGTGTATAATTCATATGCAGACAATGATGGGAAAATTAGCAAGGCTGAAGCCAAAGATTTGTTGCACATTCAGTTCCAGAACTTTATACAG GGTCAAGAAACCAAACCAAAATACAAAGAACTCATGAAAGATCTGGAAGAAGACGGCAAAGGACAAATGGGTTTTGAAGATTTCATGATTCTACTGCTCAGCGTAACTCTTATGTCCGACCTCTTCAATGAAATCCGCCAAACGAAGAACACCAAATAA